The Candidatus Cloacimonas sp. genome includes a window with the following:
- the murB gene encoding UDP-N-acetylmuramate dehydrogenase, protein MDTFLLLRKEYPQLIDDGIIHPEVSLKEHCSFKIGGTAEVFCIPNTQKQLLTLLKFCLWHNIPYFILGKGSNLLISDKGIKGIVITTERFNKITLGKRYLSASCGVTLKDLGNFACENGLSGLEFCSGIPGSVGGAVFMNAGAYGKEIKDVLYSSRAILPDNAKLDSKNPVIYLKATEHNFSYRHSVFQERGLIHLSSRFCLKKDKPENIRERMQELQQKRQDKQPMDLPSAGSVFKRPEGFFTGKLIEDCGLKGFRIGDAAVSEKHCGFIVNLGSATANDVLRLIQHIQKTVYERYSVHLQTEIRMVGEL, encoded by the coding sequence ATGGATACTTTTCTTTTGTTACGGAAGGAATATCCGCAACTTATTGATGACGGCATTATTCACCCGGAAGTTTCTTTAAAAGAACATTGCAGTTTTAAAATTGGGGGGACTGCCGAGGTCTTCTGCATTCCCAACACCCAAAAACAGTTACTGACGCTGTTAAAGTTTTGTCTTTGGCACAATATTCCTTATTTTATCTTAGGGAAGGGCTCAAATTTACTTATTTCGGATAAGGGAATAAAAGGAATAGTAATTACTACGGAGCGTTTTAATAAAATCACTTTGGGCAAGCGTTATTTATCTGCTTCCTGTGGAGTTACTCTTAAGGACTTAGGTAATTTTGCCTGCGAGAATGGCTTAAGTGGATTAGAATTTTGTTCCGGTATTCCGGGTTCAGTTGGGGGTGCGGTTTTTATGAATGCTGGTGCTTACGGAAAAGAGATTAAGGATGTTCTTTACAGCAGCAGAGCTATTTTACCCGATAATGCAAAGTTAGATAGTAAAAACCCTGTGATATACCTGAAAGCTACTGAGCATAATTTTTCCTATCGGCACAGCGTCTTTCAAGAGAGGGGCTTAATTCATCTCTCCTCCAGGTTTTGCTTGAAAAAAGATAAACCGGAAAATATCCGGGAACGGATGCAGGAATTGCAGCAAAAAAGACAGGACAAACAGCCAATGGATTTACCCAGTGCGGGTAGTGTTTTTAAACGCCCCGAGGGTTTTTTTACCGGAAAATTGATTGAGGACTGCGGATTGAAGGGCTTTCGGATTGGGGATGCAGCTGTATCCGAAAAGCATTGCGGTTTTATTGTTAATCTTGGTTCTGCTACTGCCAATGATGTTTTACGGCTGATTCAGCATATTCAAAAAACCGTTTATGAACGCTATTCAGTTCATTTGCAAACGGAAATTCGGATGGTGGGGGAACTTTGA